The Raphanus sativus cultivar WK10039 chromosome 6, ASM80110v3, whole genome shotgun sequence sequence ATGTTGTAATTTGAAGGAAAGAGATCCAATCGAGGGTCCCGTGCCCCGCACCGACACTTTTCTTTGTGTATTGCTATCCGTCACTCCACTTGCGGTTGCCAACatcattgaagaagaagaaagtcagTGGATTGATCAAAGTGCATCTAGCCCAAGCAACCAGTGGAAAGAGAAAAAAGGGAAATGCCGAGAAGGATTAGTCAATAGCTTACAACAACTTGGTGATTATGAAAGCTTGCTGACACCACCTCTTTCGGTACAGTCGGTTGCTAATCAAGCTGCTGCTAAAGCAGCTATGTTCATTTCCGGCATTACAAATGGCAGTGGATCTTACGAAAATACAAGCATGAACGAATCTGCAAGTGGCTGCTGTAAGTAAATTTGCCATCTACTCTTTCAATGTTATTTTGCGCCAGCATTCTGGTTTTGAATTCTTACTAAGAGTGCGGGTTTCCTTATTTACTcgaaagttgttttttttttctgtgtatgTATCTGCTCTGGTTTTATGTGGTGTTTCCACGGTTTCAAGTTATTCATTGGGGTTGTTTATTAGTATTCTCTCTAGTCCCATTATTGTTGGCTTGTTATTCTTCATCATTTTGAACTTTTAGCTTTCTTATGTGATTGGTTTGTAATTGTGACATGCGTTGACACAGCTGGTAATATGCGGCATCTGGTAGTGGAAGCTTGTATATCCAGAAATCTGTTGGACACATCTGCATATCTCTGGCTGGGGTTCGTAAATGGGGGAACCAATCAAGTGCCTCCAGGTATCACCGGAAATGTTTCTTGTTGGTCTCTACTGATGAAGGGTTCTTCTCTAACACCATCATTGACAAATTCACTAATTACAACTCCAGCTTCTAGGTATGTTTAAATCTATGATCGATCTTTGTTAATGTTTCTCTTTAGGTAATTGGTTAAAGGGGGTATTAGTAGGAATAACATATGTATAGCTGTGCATGTTTTCTTACCTAGGCTATCGTCTGCTTCCAAGACTCCATAAGTGGAGCTCGCccttttttatttaacttttccGTTGTAAGGCAACTGAACTTATTCTCATTATTATGATGGAAGCTTAGCAGAGATCGAAAAGATTTACGAGATCGCAACTACTGGTTCAGAAGATGAGAAGATAGCCGCGGCTTCTATTCTCTGTGGAGCATCTCTATTTCGGGGTTGGAGCATACAGGTATGTTTGGCATTTCAATTCTGTATCTGTGATCTGCGTTTTCTAGATAGTTCTATGTACTGCAAATTGGTCCACTGAGATCTTCTTTCTGGAGCCTCCTCATCTTTTACGTTTGACCCCATCTCTGATTAATTTCAGGAGCATGTTATCATCTTCATTGTAACTTTACTCTCGCCTCAGGCGCCGGCTAATATTTCTGGGAGTTACAGCCATCTAATCAATTGTGCCCCGTTTCTTAATGTTATTCTTGTTGGGATATCGCCCGTAGATTGTGTTCAGATTTTCTCATTGCACGGTGTGGTAGGTTTGTTGACTTTAACCTATTTTCCTGttctttaatttatgttatCTGACAATAAATAAGAAGGTCCTTCTTTCGATCAAATAGTACTTATGGTGTTCTTTGCCAGGTCCCCTTGCTAGCTGGTGCATTGATGCCAATCTGTGAAGCATTTGGCTCTGGCATTCCGAACAACACCTGGACTCTCCCAACTGGCGAAGTAATCTCCTCTCATGCTGTTTTCTCCACTGCATTTATACTTCTTCTAAGGTTATGGAGATTTGACCATCCACCACTAGATTATGTCTTGGGAGATGTTCCGCCGGTGGGCCCTCAGTCAAGCCCTGAATATCTTTTGCTAGTGAGAAACTGCCGTCTAGAGTGTTTTGGAAAGTCCCCAAAGGACCGCATGGCACGTCGAAGATTTTCAAAAGTTATAGATATCTCTGTGGATCCCATCTTCATGGATTCATTCCCCAGTCTGAAACAGTGGTATCGGCAGCATCAGGAATGCATGGCTTCGATTCTCTCTGAACTAAAGACCGGAAGCCCAGTGCATCACATTGTTGATTCCCTACTTAGCATGATGTTCAAGAAGACAAATAAAGGTGGTAGTCAGTCTCTGACTCCATCTTCAGGAAGCAGTAGTTTATCTACTTCCGGGGTGGACGACTCTTCCGATCAACTCAAGATACCTGGATGGCATATCTTGGAAGCGGCCCCGTTTGTGCTTGATGCTGCTCTTACTGCCTGTGCTCATGGATCACTCTCTCCCCGGGAATTAGCAACAGGTTTCTCCATCCTCCTGAACCTATTGAAACTGACACCTTAATGAAACCAATTTGAACAAGGGGAATACCTAAAGCTGACGGTCACCAGCATTATATTATATGCTAATTTAGAGCCAACTGTCTAGATGCACAATAAATAAACGATCTTCCAAAAGGCAGCTATTACTGGGTGGGGCATGATCTAAATCTGTCCCTTTGATTTCTTtcaggtcttaaaacccttgcCGATTTCCTGCCAGCAACACTAGGAACCATGGTTAGCTACTTTTCTTCGGAAGTAACACGAGGTCTGTGGAAGCCAGTTTCCATGAACGGAACTGATTGGCCTAGTCCTGCAGCAAATTTAGCAAGCGTTGAGCAACAGATAGAGTTGATTTTAGCAGCTACTGGCGTTGACGTCCCTAGGCTTCCGGCAGGTAATGCTTTTTCTACTTGCTTCCTAGATTCTCTTAGGATTTCGTGATTGTCGGACATGAAAGGTTTAACTATATATGCAAGTCATGGGAGTCCCTGACAACAGGTCCCCGAAGGGTCTCCGGTTAGCCTTACAcctgtaaacattttttttatatctgtaAAACTGCATGTGCAGGATAAAGTGTTATATATAACACGCTAGAACAAGACAACAATGATTACGCTGCTTAAACTCTAATTGCTTAAACTCGTCTGTCTTTGCAGATGGAATCTCTGCGGCTACACTTCCCTTGCCTCTCGCTGCACTCGTCAGCCTCACTATAACCTACAAGCTCGAAAAAGCAACAGAGCGCTTCCTTGTACTTGTTGGACCAGCATTGGACGCCCTTGCTGCCGCTTGCCCCTGGCCCTGCATGCCAATTGTGACATCGCTGTGGACCCAGAAAGTGAAGCGCTGGAGCGACTTTCTTATCTTCTCAGCGTCCAGAACTGTGTTCCATCACAACAGCGATGCTGTTATCCAGCTACTCAGAAGCTGCTTTACATGCACTCTTGGTCTAAAGCCTACCTCCCAACTCTGCAGCTACGGGGGAGTGGGCGCACTCCTTGGCCATGGATTTGGCTCTCTTCACTCTGGTGGAATCTCCACAGCTGCACCAGGAATCTTGTACATAAAAGTGCACAGATCAATAAGAGATGTCATGTTCCTGACAGAAGAAATCCTCTCGCTTCTGATGTTCTCTGTGAAGAGCATCGCCACCACGGAGAAACTGAATAAAACGAAAGATGGTCTGAGGTATGGGATTGGACAGGTTTCACTATCTCAGGCGATGACACGTGTCAAACTGGCAGCATCCCTGGGAGCCTCGCTGGTGTGGATCTCAGGTGGGCTGAACCTTGTTCAGGCTCTGATCAAGGAGACATTACCATCTTGGTTCATCTCAGTTCACGGAGAAGAAGACGAGTTGGGAGGTGGTATGGTTCCGATGCTAAGAGGGTATGCTTTGGCATACTTTGCAATACTGAGCAGTGCATTCGCTTGGGGAGTAGACTCCTCAACTCCTTCCTCAAAACGTCGGCCAAGGGTTCTGTGGCTGCATTTGGAGTTCCTGGTGAGTGCTCTGGAAGGGAAGATATCACTAGGTTGCGACTGGGCCACATGGCAAGCTTACGTAACCGGGTTTGTGAGCCTGATGGTGGAATGCACGCCGGCTTGGGTGCTAGAGGTGGATGTGGAAGTGATTAAGAGGCTAAGCAAAAGTCTGAGGCAGTGGAATGAGCAAGACCTGGCACTCGCTCTACTATGTGCCGGCGGCCTTAGGACTATGGGTACAGCTACCGAACTCATTGTTGAGACTTGCCATCAACTTTAGCGTTACGTGTCTCTCGACGAAACTGTGATCAtcacttttatttttcaaattagcTTTGTTATATAACATTTTGAGTAACATCGTTCGCACTATCTCAAGATTCCAGGTCTGGTGTGAGAGACATAATCCACTAGACGGGGTTAAATTGTGAAATACGAAACTAAAAATGTGGTAGATTTGGTTATATTACAACTCACTACGGGCCCAGGGTggtttaatttttagaaattgaAACCAAGGGAAGTAAAATGTAACAGATTGCATTAACAGGGGTATGATTTgagaaatttgaaaataagGGGGAGTGAATGTGAAAGATAAAAGACTCCGAGTCGAAAGATAACTTAGAAAAGAGAGGATTAAGGAGGCGGAGACGAAGCTGGAGGAGGGACCATGGCGTCGACGTCGTTGGTGCTAACGTTAGCATCTCCTCTGTTTAGTCGTCGGTCTGTTTCCGCTAGGGTAGCCTTGACGATGATTACAGAGCCCTCAGGTAGGTCCTTCCTGCTTCCAATCAGTTTTGTTTCTCTACTAAATTCTTCTGCAAGGTGACTCGGTTTGATGTTATCAGTAAAattgggaagaagaagaagaagaagaagatgctcGGGGAAAGAAGAAGTGCTTCTAGAAGGAATGCCACCGGAGTATTATGATGATGTATGTATGTTGCTGTTGTTTCAATCTGAATTTctgagttttgttttttaattttctctaAGACGGTATAATAATAGTTTTTGATGATGACAGGAATGGCAAGCTCGGCAGAGGGAGAAGACGAGAGAACTGAGGCGGATGCAGcgggaggaagaagaagaagaagagagaaagattGAAGAGTACCGTGAAATCGGCTTGAGGTTGAAGGAATTTCCTGAGCAAGACTTGAGGAAAGCTAGAAAGCTCGTCTCCACCTTCATCACTGCTGCTGAGGAAGTCGAAGAggttttaatttaaataaaataaaaaacactaaCAGCAACTTCTCAAGTCTGATTGATTCATTGATTATTAGGATAATTCCTTTTGTATAGAGAATTGAAGAAGCAGCTGAGAAAGGAGAACTGGACGAGCTTGTTCTCATGATCATATGGAACCGCCTTGACCTTGCTCGCCGTGAtgtaatatagatatatatatatgttcctTGTCTTTTGCGTTTCTGCATCTTTTTTGGCCTAATCAGACTTGTGTGATTCTGTGGTCTTCTTGTATTGTGTCCTTCAGGACGAGAAGGACGCTATAAGAAGTCTTGATCTCTTGTATAGAAGAGTCGAGGTATGCGTTTCTGTTTTCTCTATACAAGATCTTCAACTGCTGATGCTATACATCTTTATACTTGGAAGCTCTCCTGCTCTTTTGTGATCGTTCTTGTGTTAGAATTAGCATCTCTCTCCAGATACTTGGGTTGAAACTGAATCCTTATTTATTTGGCTCATTCCAGACAGAGATCTTAAAACGGCAAGCAAGTCCTGCCATGAAGCTGCTGAATGATCTTCTAAACATGCATGATGGCTTTGGAGACGATGCTTGGCTGAAAGACTGCAGAAAACGAATGGCTGAGACATTCCCACGGGAAGACCCCTTCAGCATTCTAATGCCACCCGGTTTCGACATTGATATGGTTCGGTTCCtcccttttcttctttttcttttttcttcttgtcttgtttacctttgctgaaaaaaaaaaagaatcaatacGCTGTGTTTGCAGCATCAAGGACCGTTACGGTCGCCTGTTGAGACAGACGACACCCTTCTCAGAGTAGACTTTGTAAGAGAAGTGGATGCATTGCTGCATGAAGTGAGACTAATAGAGGAAGACGAGGAGGAAGCTGGTAAGAAAGGAGAGGTGCTGGACCCTGAAGCGATAGCACGTAAGTTGAAGCAGCAAGAGAAGAAGCGAACCATCCGTCAAGTTGAAGCCCTTCTTGATTTGGCCCTCAACTTGAAGTGGTAGCTTAGGTACCGTACCAAGATGTGTGTTTATGTGCAAAAAGACAAATACTAATAGGATTGTGGGAGCTTGGAAGAATTCTGTTTAGCTCCACCACAACACTCTTGGCCTTCCCACGATGCTCTCCCAGctacgaatttttttttttttttggtcaactgaAATTTTATATGGGGGAATTTGTGAGATGTACACAAGGGAGAAAAAATTCAAGAATATAACCATTCTACGGTTACAAACTGTGGATGGGACAATTACAACACAATCTTGACCAAAATCTCCTTTTAGGCGCGTACGTTTGATGTTGACGCACTAAAACTGAATTTGTGATACTATACTATCTAATACAATAAAGTTAGGAAATCTGCCTTCTTAGACTATCTACGAGAAATATTTACTCCCTCAGACACTTTTCGTGTTTCTAATTACATGAAAGAACACAATCCACTTGCCACACACTTTATTGGTATTGATTGTCATATATGCCCTCGAACACTATTTACTCTtccttactttttttttttttgcgcgACATTTACTCTTCCTTACTCTCACTCCTTTTTCAACTAAAACGATCGTTGTTTATTGATTAactgtttaaattttaaaaacgaaaaaaaaaaaaacacaatccaATTGTGTTCGTCAACTGGATAATCcctaatcataaaaataaaaatcactttCCCAGTTCTTGTCAATAATCCCTAATCATAATTCTCTTtcgttctccttcttctccgCGATGAAGGTATAGAACCCTAATTAATGTCTGATTACCAAGGCTGGGCTGTGTTCGTCAACTACGATTTCCTTCTTGGGTATTAGCGGATGAGAGTAACAGCGCATGATTTCAGCCCTTCGATGCCTTCATCACCGTTCACGATGTGTCATTCCACCACTACACGAATTCCTCTCGCCCGCGTCCTATCCTCTGTAAAACGATCTCTGTCGTGGTGTCTATGGCGAAGCGCCGGAGTCGTCACTTCGTTAAAGCTCTCTGTGTCGACCTCTAAATTTTTGCTCGATCTGAGACTGCTTCGCGGAGTTAGCCTCTCCAAGCTGTCCACTCGCGTAGCCGtgctccacctcctcctcctcgacTGCCAGTGGTCCACACCATGTATTTCGTGTTTAAGATCTTCGTGGATGGCCGCCGGTGTTCGTTTTCTTGCGGGGAACAACACAGTCAAGCATAGTCTCATGCAGAGATGATGTTGTGAGCTTTCGCCATCTGATTCTGCAAGCATCTCTGTTCTTGAAACTCAAGAACTATGCAGCTGACAGTaacatctctctcttctttgaGTTTTTATTGTGAAATTCGATTTATTTTGAGATTCATAATTAGTCtctgttgattttttttccttttacctACTCAAAGTTACCTTCTTTTGTAAGTCACTTTCAATTCTCAATGGTATTTCTTATTTGGATTTAAATATGTACACGGCAATGCTATTGTTTTGTGTTTATGAGGAAAAAAGTTAACATATCGTGTTTCTTTTGTTAGACAactggaagaaaaaaaatttccaagAGCAAGAAAGATAACGAAGAAGTTGCTATAACATCAACTACCAAGAGGAAGAAACATAACAAATGACAAGCTTTCTGCAACAAAGATCTCTGTATTTCTTGGAAATTGAGTGGAACTCTAGTTGCAGAGCTTGAGACAAAGATGTGGACAGCTGTTGTGTGGATGTGGTCGGTGTGGAAAGCGGTTGTGTGGATGTGGTCGGTGTGGACATGAGAGTTGTGGCAAGTGTGAAGTGGTCAGATAAGAGGCGATCAGATGAGATATGGATAATAGTGAAGATTCCTCCGGCATCTTCTATGTTCTTTGTAATATATAATGTTGTGTGTGCGGTACTCAAAGGCGAGTATGGCGGTGAGGCAGCAGCAGAGCTTAGCGGAGGAGGATTTAAGAGTTAGCTCTGGCTTTGAAGATTAAATATTGGTGGATTTGTGGCTGCGAGTATGGCGGTGAGGCAGCAGCAGAGCTTGGCGGAGGAGGATTTGAGAGTTGGCTCTGGCTTTGAAGATTAAATGTTGGTGGATTTGTGGCCGGTTTCGAACATGCCGGTCGGCGTGAAGCTGCGGGGACATCAGGATTTGTTATACACTGTGTTCGTCGGAAATGGAGTTTTGGTTCCTTGTATCATCTTACTCGCACTTGTTAGCTCGTCTTAGATTGGCTTTATAAAcctttttgtaatatattttcctagctttataaaatttattagtaaaGTTTTCTTAATTATTGTTAAGTTCTTTGTGCCATCCATCGACCTCCTATCATCGTGTTTGTTCATACCAAACTAAGCTTGACAGAAATGGTCATTAAGAAGCTAAATATCATGATAACTACAACCTCACAACCTCATGTCGCCGTGTCCACATCCACAACTAAACTCTCATCTTGACCACAATCCCATTGTCCACCACGAACACATCTATATTACTTTTGTCTACCAAAACATGCATCCACATCCACAGAAAAGGTGTccactaaattaataaaatttaattaaaagtttttttttttttttttgtcgacaagattacagactcatgttgactctgtaaaccaaattGGTTGCTCTGTATCCATATGGACAGTAAACGACGTCTGTTGCCTCACACCACGTGCTAAGCCATCCGCCTTCTTGTTTTTTGTCCTTGATATATGGATAATCTCCGAGCTGTGAAAACTCCTCTTGAGACTTCTGATGTCTTCTAAGTAACTTGCAAAAGccggccattcttctggttccgaaaccatcttcaccaattgagaacaatccgttgcaaaagtaacattataCTGCCTTAAATTCcgcatacattccattgcccatatgAGGGCTTCCACTTCCGTATGTAAAGGTGATTGACTTGCCCTCGTGTTTCTAGCACCCATCAACCCTTCGAAACCTGGTAAAGTACTATACCAACCATGCCCAGAAAAGGTATCTCCGgctttccatgatccatccgtaAAACACCATCGTCCTGGTCTAAGCGGTAAATCAGGCTCAGATACTCCTGGCACCTGGTTTATCTGTGTTAGAGCTTGTTGGGCATCAGACCAGAGTAAAGATTCAGTCATAGCCAGTTTAAGAGTATCCTGAGGATCTATGTCTAAATTGCTAAAAACTTTATTGTTTCTCcctttccaaatgtaccaaagTATCCACACAAAATAGTGTTCTTCCAATGCAGGTTTGATTCTCCAGAATAAGTAATCCATATTCGTGAACAAGGATTGTCCTGGAAAGTAAGCCGGATTCGTAGGGATCTTCGAAAGAGCCCAGACCTGAACTGCTGGTGggcattcaaaaaatacatggtTTACAGATTCCTCATCTGCTCCACATCGATCACAGCCAATATCCCCTTTCAGACCTCGGGCTTTTAGATTCTTCCTGACAGCTATACATCCTGACAACAATTGCCATAGAAAGTGTTTCATCTTGGGTGGACAACGCACTTTCCAGCACTGTGCTTTGAGATCCGTAACTGTTGGGCCAAACTCTACTATCCCATCCCCTCTATCTGGATATGCTCTTTCCAGctgatatcctgatttaaccgtatatttgccattttttgtaaaatgccaTCCATCTCGGTCTGCTGTTTGAACCCTACTCAAGGGTATACTTTCAACAATTTTGACATCCGCAGGTTCCATTATTTCCTGTAAAGCCAATGAATTCCAAGTACGCGACTCACTATGAATAAGAGAATCAACTGTGAGATCCGGTAAGAGAAtatgttgttttttatttgctggt is a genomic window containing:
- the LOC108842029 gene encoding mediator of RNA polymerase II transcription subunit 33B: MVDSQASMWESVTSVVRSAEEKKVDPVHWALELRSTLSAAGISLPSPDLAHLLVSHIFWENHTPLSWKLLEKAISVTIVPPLLVLALLSHRVIPNRKHHPAAYRLYLELLKRHAFSLMPQIRASAYHRTMNSIDDILHLSEIFGLPNQEPGSILLAFVFSILWQLVDASLDDEGLLELTSNKSSKWPHHMQIDGLLKRNDNHGLLEKANTELAINLIHFLLHNKVTSRILHLASQNMPTHWEDFSQRFRVLTTKSLVVRNSKHINPEALTYLVSHTRKFLARDSKTIPGGEFHALLSSGSMLALTSQHHGTSGAPLWLPIDLFFEDIMDGTQAAAASAVENLTGLVKALQAVNSTTWHDAFLALWLAALRLVQRERDPIEGPVPRTDTFLCVLLSVTPLAVANIIEEEESQWIDQSASSPSNQWKEKKGKCREGLVNSLQQLGDYESLLTPPLSVQSVANQAAAKAAMFISGITNGSGSYENTSMNESASGCSGNMRHLVVEACISRNLLDTSAYLWLGFVNGGTNQVPPGITGNVSCWSLLMKGSSLTPSLTNSLITTPASSLAEIEKIYEIATTGSEDEKIAAASILCGASLFRGWSIQEHVIIFIVTLLSPQAPANISGSYSHLINCAPFLNVILVGISPVDCVQIFSLHGVVPLLAGALMPICEAFGSGIPNNTWTLPTGEVISSHAVFSTAFILLLRLWRFDHPPLDYVLGDVPPVGPQSSPEYLLLVRNCRLECFGKSPKDRMARRRFSKVIDISVDPIFMDSFPSLKQWYRQHQECMASILSELKTGSPVHHIVDSLLSMMFKKTNKGGSQSLTPSSGSSSLSTSGVDDSSDQLKIPGWHILEAAPFVLDAALTACAHGSLSPRELATGLKTLADFLPATLGTMVSYFSSEVTRGLWKPVSMNGTDWPSPAANLASVEQQIELILAATGVDVPRLPADGISAATLPLPLAALVSLTITYKLEKATERFLVLVGPALDALAAACPWPCMPIVTSLWTQKVKRWSDFLIFSASRTVFHHNSDAVIQLLRSCFTCTLGLKPTSQLCSYGGVGALLGHGFGSLHSGGISTAAPGILYIKVHRSIRDVMFLTEEILSLLMFSVKSIATTEKLNKTKDGLRYGIGQVSLSQAMTRVKLAASLGASLVWISGGLNLVQALIKETLPSWFISVHGEEDELGGGMVPMLRGYALAYFAILSSAFAWGVDSSTPSSKRRPRVLWLHLEFLVSALEGKISLGCDWATWQAYVTGFVSLMVECTPAWVLEVDVEVIKRLSKSLRQWNEQDLALALLCAGGLRTMGTATELIVETCHQL
- the LOC108842032 gene encoding protein PALE CRESS, chloroplastic, with amino-acid sequence MASTSLVLTLASPLFSRRSVSARVALTMITEPSVKLGRRRRRRRCSGKEEVLLEGMPPEYYDDEWQARQREKTRELRRMQREEEEEEERKIEEYREIGLRLKEFPEQDLRKARKLVSTFITAAEEVEERIEEAAEKGELDELVLMIIWNRLDLARRDDEKDAIRSLDLLYRRVETEILKRQASPAMKLLNDLLNMHDGFGDDAWLKDCRKRMAETFPREDPFSILMPPGFDIDMHQGPLRSPVETDDTLLRVDFVREVDALLHEVRLIEEDEEEAGKKGEVLDPEAIARKLKQQEKKRTIRQVEALLDLALNLKW